A portion of the Glycine max cultivar Williams 82 chromosome 10, Glycine_max_v4.0, whole genome shotgun sequence genome contains these proteins:
- the LOC100808911 gene encoding FAD synthetase 1, chloroplastic: MVGGGVSRISHHFRDCDFHFHFHFTFTYSAFQTFHLSSPPLPLKPRWGGISQTTVPSNYRCFGTPPKSPGEIPLLFDCFSQQEEDREILSDGTSAVAGGIVALGKFDALHIGHRELAIQASRAGPPFLLSFVGMAKVLGWEPRAPIVAKCDRKRILSSWVPYCCNMVPEEFEVEFSSVRHLNPRQFVEKLSKELRVRGVVAGENYRFGYKAAGDALELVKLCEEYGMEAYIIKSVMDKNRFSADMNSVTNSKERGQVSSTRVREALAVGDLKYVSELLGRPHRLILMATDQERFSTGQYKVSAPRSCLLNLAPKEGLYEKCSLLLDQENVVQCSVVIDSKFVHIETDYGGLSDIFCSQNLKFLFIEFGDSCT; the protein is encoded by the exons ATGGTTGGTGGTGGCGTCTCTCGCATTTCCCACCATTTTCGAGACTGCGACTTCCATTTCCATTTCCACTTCACTTTTACTTACTCTGCTTTTCAAACTTTCCACCTTTCGTCTCCCCCACTCCCTCTCAAACCTCGCTGGGGAGGCATTTCTCAAACCACAGTTCCCTCAAATTACCGCTGTTTTGGCACCCCACCTAAGTCCCCCGGCGAAATTCCTCTCCTTTTCGATTGTTTCAG CCAACAAGAAGAGGATCGTGAAATTCTCTCTGATGGAACATCTGCCGTGGCAG GTGGAATTGTAGCATTGGGAAAGTTTGATGCTCTACACATAGGTCATAGAGAACTTGCAATTCAAGCATCAAGGGCTGGACCtccatttcttttgtcatttgttGGCATGGCAAAAGTACTTGGTTGGGAACCTAG GGCTCCTATAGTTGCTAAATGTGACCGAAAGCGAATTCTTTCATCTTGGGTTCCTTATTGCTGTAACATGGTCCCAGAAGAGTTTGAGGTTGAATTTTCAAGCGTTCGACATCTCAATCCCCGACAATTTGTTGAAAAGTTATCAAAAGAGCTTAGGGTGCGGGGAGTTGTTGCAG GTGAGAACTACCGATTCGGGTATAAAGCAGCAGGTGATGCCTTGGAGTTAGTTAAGCTTTGTGAAGAGTACGGGATGGAAGCTTACATAATAAAATCTGTTATGGACAAGAATCGTTTTTCTGCTGATATGAATTCTGTTACCAACTCCAAAGAGAGGGGACAGGTCTCATCTACACGTGTTCGTGAAGCCCTTGCCGTAGGGGACCTGAAGTATGTCTCAGAGCTTTTGGGGAGGCCTCATCGTCTCATATTAATGGCCACTGATCAAGAAAGATTCAGTACTGGGCAGTATAAAGTGTCTGCTCCTAGATCCTGCTTATTGAATCTAGCACCAAAGGAAGGATTATATGAGAAGTGCTCACTTTTACTTGATCAGGAAAATGTTGTGCAGTGTAGTGTAGTTATTGACAGCAAGTTTGTCCATATAGAAACAGATTATGGAGGTCTGAGTGACATTTTTTGTTCTCAAAATTTGAAGTTCTTGTTTATTGAGTTTGGTGATTCCTGCACTTGA